The stretch of DNA GCGTGGTGACGGCTTCCATCGTAAGGTTCGTGCCGGCGGTACGGGTCGCCTTTTCAAGTGCCTCGATGGCGTGATCGCTGAACTTGCGGGCGACGGCGCGGCTGACTTTGGCGGTGACGTTCGGGTTGCCGTCGCGGTCGGTGCCGATCCAGGAACCGGGATGGAAGAACGCGGGGCACTGCGGTTCCGCGATTCCGGCCTGGTCGCCGAGGATCCAATCGTCGAAGCGGCGGTAGACCTGGGGAATGGTGTCGAACAATGTGTTGTCGAAAATGTCGATGATGGTGTCGGCTTCCTCAACCGGTGTCGGCTTCTTGGCGCCGATCGGTGAGGTGCGGAAAAGCGCGTCGATCTCGTTATAGAGACGACGGTAGTTTTCCTTCTTGTCGGACCCGCCCAGCAGTTTTCCGGCGCTCAAAAGCGTTGCGATTCTGCGGATCTTGCCTTCGACGGCCTTGCGGCGGGCCTCGGTGGGGTGCGCGGTGAAGACGGGATGAAACTCGAGTTTGTTCAAAAGCTTCTTGGCCTTCGCCGGGCCCATCTCGTTGATGAGCTGGTGGTAGGCGCCTGTCAGTTCGTTGACCGGATCGGTGGCAGCGTCCTCGCCCACGTTCGATTCGCGCTTGTGCAGCACGGAGACGCGGTAGTTCTCCTCGCAGAGATTCGCCAGATGGAAGTAGGTGGTGAGCGCGCGCGCGAGCAGTTGCGCCTGGTGGACGTTCAGGGCGTCGATGACCTTTTCGGCCTTTTCGAGGTTGTCTTCCTTGGGGTGTTCCTTGCCGATGGTCTCCGCATAGTGTTCGGCGCTCGCCTTGACGGCGTAGTCGCGGACGGTATCGAATGTGGAGAGCAGATCCTTGTCGTACTCCCCGAGCACGGTGCGCAGAATTTCAAGGCAGAGTGCGAGATCGTCTTTTAGCGTTTGGGGGAGATCACGTTCCTCGGGGCCCTTGGTCCCTACTCCGGAAGTGAACAGTGCGGCATCAGGCTGCGTGATTGGTTGATTATTGTCTGGCTGATTCTTGGTATTCTTAGCCATGCAGACCTCCTTCAAACCAAGCGTCCGGTTGTTCGATCTGTTGGCATTCCGCGGCTCCTCCGCGGTTGTGGTGCCATCTGTTGCGAACCCAAAGCCATTGCTTGGCGAGTCCTGTTCGATTGTAGGGTGACCTAATCGACATTTACGTAACGAAATTCAGCAATGGCCATATTGCGGACGGATTGGTTGCGTTACGTGGGTACGTGGTCGAGTTTGGCGATTTCATGACGTGCCGGCAAGAATCGGTTGTTTTCGTTGATATATCAGGATTTCTGGGATTGCATTTCCGTCAGTTGGACCGTTTTCATTTCCTGAGTTGGCAGTTTGGGGTTGGCGAGACTCTGTAATGTCTTATCAAACTTGGTGCAAAATGTAATATGAAAACGGTGTAAAATGCACAATCAAACTGGTGCAAAATGTAAGATGCGATGATGCAGAGGCATGATTCTGGCTTTAAATCAACGATATTAGGCAAGTTTAATAATTTAGTAATTGCTGATACGAAATAAGAATTTAGTTCGTTTACGCAACAATCATTGTGCGGCATTACTGCGAATAATTTAGAGGCAGCGTGCTAGAAATGATGTATCGGATATGCCGGATTTTATATGGTTTATCAACATCTCTTAGATTCCAATGAAGCGTGAGTGCAGAGAACTCGGCTTATTGCGGCTTGAGAAATGAGTGACGCTTGAGAAGATGGCGAGATGACGCCGGAAGGCGATGAGGGGAAGTCGATTATGACGATGAACGATATGGATTCGGCTGACAACAACGTTGGTGCGGATGATGCAATGGGCCGAGAAGCTGCGGAAAGCGATAGGGGAAACGTGAGTGACCGTGAAAATTTAGGTAAAGTCGCGAAAGAGGAAACCGGCATGGAGGCGGTGGCCGAAGACATCGAGAAGACGGTGAACAGCAGCGACGACGAGGACGCTGTTGAGGGCGATTCCGGGCTTGAAGACATCTTTGGAGATTTGGATGAATCCGATTCCGAGGAATACCGGCGCGTGGCCGAAGCGGTGGCTTCGATTGGCGACGGCAGCGGTGGCGGCGATTACGGCGACGGCGGCGATGTGGCCGGTTCCGGCGCTCGCGGTGACCATCGGGCCAAGGTCCACGACCGATTGACCCATTACATGCCATTGGACACCGCCGATATCGAACGCGATTGGGATACGCCGGTGGTTGATGCGGGCATCGCGGCGAAAGCCAGCATTATCGCACGAGTCGGGTTGCTGGATTTGCGCGCGGGAACCGGAAGCTTCCGTATTCATGAGCTGATGCATCGTATCGGATATCCGCTTGGCGTCCACGTTCGCGCGAACATCAATCTTACCGACATGGACGTGTCGTGCAGCGACGGTGTCAGCAGGATCACGCAGGTTGTCGATTTGCCGACAACTGGAGTCAATACTGAGCGCATTTGGCTGCTTGAGCATTTTGCGGACTGGTTCAGCGTCAATATCGGCGAGCCGGGAACCACCTATCATGCCCAGCCTGCGGTTTCGGCCGAAATGGTGCAACAGCTCGACAACCCGGATGCCCAGCGTTCTCTACTGTCGGCTACGCAAAAGGCCCACCGTGAGCTTGAAAAGCGTAAACGTGTCCACGAAAAGGCCGTCAAGCGTGCCAAAAAGCGTGGCTTCCGTCCGCCAAAAGGCCAGTATGCCAAGCATTTCGAGCATATCGGCAAGACGCGCGAGGACGTCGCCGCCGAGCAGGCTGCGGCCGCAGAGACTCAAGCCAAGGCCGATGCCGCGCTGGCTCAAAGCCAGGTCGGCGGTCAGTCGCAGGGCGATGCGGCACAGGTGCAAGGTCAGGTTGGTAATCAGTCTCACGTTAATACGGCGATTTCGAAGTCGGCGGTTCGAGACGACAAGTTTACGGTGAGTGACGGCAAAAGAGGCAATTCCGGTCGCGTTTTCAATGATTCCGCGAATGTCAGTAAAACCAAAGTATCCGATAATTCCGCTGGCACTGATGGCGGCAATATCCTCAATGGGAATTCCGCTAGTGCTGATGTCGGTAATGGCGAAAATGGAAACGTCGGCTATGTAAGTAATATAAATGTCAACGCTGCAAATCCTCCTGCTGCGACAAAATCGACGAATTCCCAATCCCAAGCCAAATCGAAAGCCTCTGCTACTGCAAAAGCCAGTCGCGGCATCACCGTCCGGCAAGCACATGAGCGCCTGAGCCTCATTCAGCACCGCAAGCCGCTATACGCGCCATGGTTCTCGGGCCTCGCGTCGGCTGTGGCGTGCGCGTGCTTCGTTTTCCTGCTTGGTGGCGGCCCGTTCGACATGATCGGTGCGTTCGTGGGCGCGGGCATCGGCCACTGGGTTCGTCGGCGGCTTTTCATCTACCATTTGAACCAGTTCTTCGTCACGTTCGTAGCCGTTGCGGTGGCTGCGTTCGCCTGCATCGGGACGTTGCGTCTGATTGGGTTCTTTGACCCTGTCGCGCTTCGACACGACACGGCCTACATCGGCGCAATGCTCTTCGTCATCCCCGGATTCCCGCTGATTACCGGCGGCCTTGACATCGCGAAAATGGATCTGCCCAGCGGCATCCAGCGTTTGGTCTACACCATGGCGATCATCCTGATGGCCACGCTCGCCGGATGGATGGTGGCGGCCATCGTCCACCTCAATCCGCAGGGCTTCGAACCCCTCGGCCTCAATCCGTGGGTCAATACCGCTCTGCGCGCGCTCTGCGCGTTCGGCGGGGTCTGGGGCTTCTCGGTCCTCTTCAATTCGCCGCAACGCATGTGCTTCACGGCAGCTTTCATCGGCGCCATCACCGACACCCTGCGCCTGACGATCGTTGATATGGGCATGCCGCCAGAAGCTGCCGCGTTCTTGGGTGCGATGCTCGCCGGCCTGCTCGCTTCGGCTTGGCGCTCGTCGGTGCGCCACGGCTTTCTCCCGCCCTATCTCGGCTACCCACGCATCTGCCTGACCGTCCCGGCCATCGTCATCATGGTGCCCGGCCTCTATATGTACCGCGCGATGTTCTACCTCGGCCAGTTCGACACCCTCAACGCGTTGGACTGGGCCTTCCGCGCTTTCATGGTCATCCTCTGCCTGCCCATCGGCCTGGCGATGGCCCGCGTCATCACCGACAAGTCCTGGCGCTACGACGTGTGAGGCCGGCCGTTGGTTCCGTACAATGGTGAATACAATGATGCTTTGACTCAATGAATGAGAGGAGAGTGCGCGGATATGGGCCCATTGTTATCGCAATCCGGTTGGCTGCTCAGCGGATTCTCGTCTGTTGTCAATGGTTATGTGGCCAATCGTCCTATGGCCTACGAGGGCCGCGATTCTCCGCCTCCCGGTTCCAATCTCGCTCAGCCGGATTTCTTCCCGATCGACGGCAAGGAATGGGACATGTTTTGGACTACCTGGACCGTGATGGTGGTGGTTCTGTTCATCTACATTTGCTGTGAGTGCTATGTGGAGAGAAAGGAAATCCGTCGTCTGCAATATGGCAGGTTTTCGTTCTTTGCGCAGTTGTTCCGTCGGGCGATGCTGAGTTATGCATACTCGTTTGGTGTGCTGGAGTTTGCGGCAGTGATTATCGTCGGGATGTGGAAGAAGTCGAGCTCGGGAATGGGCTTCCTTCAAGGGGCGATATATTGCGGCATAACACTTGGTATCGGTTGCTGGATATTCGGCAAAGTGCCGGATACCAGCGGCATAAAGCCCGGGCGACACAGTTCGTAGAACGGTGAAACAAGGTTCCGTTGGTGCCGGTTAAAAAGATTGCCGCATTGGCCCTCGGATTCATCAAAAGGTCGGGCGATACGACGTATGAGGCTGATTGAGTACCATATACAATGAAGTTTAATTTTTATCGGTAATTCATTTGACGAGGAATGGGCATGGCCATGAATCTACTTGTGTTGGGGCTCGGCAAGTTGCTTTGTGGATTATCCTCTGTTCCCTACGTTTATGCCAAGTTTCTTGCTACCAACATGGCTCCGCCGATAGGTTCTAATTTCGCCAATTTGGATTTTATCCCGTGGAATATCATAGAGTGGATAGCATCTTGGAACACCGCCATTATCGTGGTGGTGGTTCTCCTCGTTTACATTTATCAGGAGTGGCGGAGGCAAAAAGACTGGATTCATAGTCTGAAGCCCTCTGATCAATCTGTTTTCTTCGCCAGGATGTGCAGGCAAGCGATGCTGCATTACGCGCACACTTTCGGTGTTGGGGGAATGGTAGTTGTGATTGGCGTTGGGATGTCCCCGAAGACAAGTCTGGGGATGGGTTTCATTCAAGGAGCGGTATATTGCGGCATCACCCTTGGCATTGTTTGTTGGATATTCGGCAAAGTGGGAAAAGTTTCGGGTAACGGGAATAACGGGAACAACGTGAATCACCGGAATTATCCTTATAACCCGAATGGCTACAATAACAGGAATAATCCGAATTACCCCAATAATGCTAATTATCCGAATAACCCGGGGAATCTGAATTACCCCGATTACCCCATTAACGCAAACTATCCCAGTCGTTCGTATAATCTCAATTATCCCGATTATCGGAATTATCCGACTACCCCGAATAACTCAGGCAACCCGAATTCCCCTAATTATCCGAGCAGCCCGAATTACCCAAGTAGCCCTAACGGCAATAATCCGAATAATCCGAATAATCCCAACAACCCCAACAACCCCAACAACCCGAATACCGGCCGGGGTAATTCGCAGAATGGCTGATTGTCGCGATGGCGACGAGAACGGCGACAGCAACCACAACAATCCTGTTTCTGCGCCGGTGCGGACTTCTGTGTCTCTTATGGCTAAGTATATGTCGTTAAATTATCGAGTTGAGAAAGCTTCGTTTTGATTTTCGATTCGCGCTCATTCTTATTGTCAAGATGGGTAGAAATGTGTTTCGTCTTTTTTCAGTGGCAGAACTTCAATAACGTTTATAGAAATTCTAAGAATTCTTAATAAGATTCATAGAATATGCTTTAAAATTCTTAGAATCTTTGTAAGATTTAAATTCGCAAGAATCGAATTTGATAAAGTACATGTAAAATTTGATAAACTTTTATAAATTTGATAAATTGATAATAAGAATTTGATAAATTTGAGCAAAGGATTGTCGTGATAGAAATCGAATTGCAAAGTTTGGTCAAAAAAATCCAAAAAGCAAAAGCTGAATCATCAACGATTGAGCTTAAAGCCGCAAGATCTGGCTGTCCGACGCATCTTTATGACACGTTATCGAGTTTTTCAAATCAGGATGCTGGTGGGACTATCGTCTTTGGAATCGATGAGAAGGAAGATTATGCGGTCTGTGGTGTCTATGATGCGCAAGATTTGCAAAAACGTGTCACTGAGCAATGCAATCAGATGCGGCCTAAAGTCCGCGCGGTTTTTACCCTTTGTAATATTGGTGACAAAACAGTTGTCAGTGCTGAAATTCCCTCGCTCGATGTCTCTGAGCGCCCATGTTTTTATGCAAGTAAGGGACGTTACAAAGGTTCGTATGTCCGTGTAGGCGACGCCGATGAGCCGATGGATGAGAATGAGATTTACGGTTATGAGGCGTTCCGCAAGAAGTATGAAGACGAATTGCGTCCGGTTGAAAGAGCTGGGATAGAGGATTTTTCGACCGTAAAATTGATGGAATATAAAGCGAAACTGGTTGAAGGCAGACCAAATCTGGCGAAGCTTGATAATTCCCGAATTCTTGATCTCATGGGGATGACTGAAGATGGGGTGCCGACACTCGCTGGCATGTTGGTATTGGGAGAATACCCTCAGGCTTTCTTACCTCAGCTTGACATTATTGCGACTACGTTGCCAGGAACTGAAATTGGAGAGGTTGGGGTTTCTGGCGAACGTTTTGTTGATAATCAGAGGATTGATGGCACGCTTGACCAGCAACTGCAAGGGGCAATGGATTTTGTGCGGAAAAATATAAAGGTATCCGTCACAATCACCAAAGAAGGACAACGGGTTGATCGGCCACAATATCCGTTGGATGCTGTTCGTGAGTTGATTCTCAATGCTCTAGTTCATAGGGATTACAGCATCCATACCCAAGGTATGCCAATCCAGTTGCAGATTTTTGCCGATCGTTTGGTTGTCACTAATCCTGGAGGCTTGTACGGGCGTATGACGGTGGATAAACTCGGAAAAGCGCAACCGGACACCAGAAACCCGGTTATCGCGAATACGATGGAAATTATGGGATTAACGGAGAACCGTTATTCCGGAATCCCAGCTGTTCGTTACTTGACCGAAGCTGCCGGTTTGCCGGCTCCGGAATTTGAAAGCAAGAATGGTGAGTTTCGAGCGATTCTGAGATTGTCGAAGAACGAGGATCTGGCAAGAAACCTTAGTCGTAGAGGAACAGGGGTTTTTGACCTTCCGAAAGGAATAGGCACTTCTTCATATTTGGACACTCAGAATGGTGGTTTTATGACCGCAGTGCAGCGATTGCAAGAAAAGGATTCTCATCGTAATCCCGAAGCAATACTTGAATATTGTCATATACCGCGTACTCGTAAGGAACTTTCGGGATTTGTCGGTTTGGGCAGTGGGTATACCATGCAACGATATGTGAATCCGCTGGTACGCGAGGGCAAGTTGACGTTGGGGATTCCCGGGAAACCGAACAGTAGCAAGCAGACCTATCGGACTGTCGAATAGCAAAAGCAGGATAAAAGTGGGTGCGAGACTCCAAGATTTTATGGCAATGAATCAGGTTTTATTGCGAATGTGACGGTAATCAGCCCAAATTCGTCGCGATTGCAATGAATGATTGCGGATGCGACACAATGAGGACTATATCCGTCATATTTGCAAAGTGGGATTGTGTTTGCGACGCGGATGAAGTGCTAGGCGTCGCAAACACAATGGACTTAGTACTTCATGCCCATGGCTTCGCGAACCTGGTCGAGGGTTTCCTCGGCGATTTCGTTGGCGCGGCGGTTGCCGTCGTGGATGATGTCGCGGATGGTTTCCATGTCTTGGGCCAGCTCGGCGCGGCGCTCGCGGTGCGGGGCCAAGAATTCGTTGACGGACTTGATGACGTACTGTTTCAAGGCTCCGGCCCCGGCGTCGCCGATTTCCTCGGCGATATCCTTCGGGTCGCGGTTGGTAACCAAACCGGCGGTGGTCAGCAGCGCCGAAACCTGAGGACGGTTGACCGGATCAAATGTAATACGGCGTTCGGAATCGGTTGGGCTCTTCTTGATGAGCTTGGCGGTCTCCTCCGCGGTGGCGCCGAGCATGATGGAGTTGCCATAGGACTTGCTCATTTTGCGGCCGTCGAGCCCCGGAATCTCGGGCGCATCGGAAAGAATGGCCGTCGGCTCGGGGAAGACGGGATTCTTCTTGGCGTAACGTTCGTTGAAGCGGCGTGCGATGGTGCGTGTGATCTCGACGTGCGGCAGGTTGTCCTTGCCGATCGGCACGACGTTGGCCTTGCAGAAGAGGATGTCGCAGGCCTGATGGACGGGGTAGGTCAGCAAAAGCCCGGTCAGCGCGTGGCCGCTCGCCTCGGCCTCGGCTTTGACGGTCGGGTTGCGCAGCAATTCGGCTTCGGTGACCAAAGACAAGAACGGCAGCATCAGCTGGTTTTCGCAGGGAATCGCGGAATGCGCGAAAATCATGGTCTTGTTCGGGTCGATGCCGGCGGCGAGATAGTCCAGAACCATGTTCAGCGTGTTGTCCTGGATGTGCTCGGTGGTGTCGCGGTCGGTGATGACCTGGTAGTCGGCGATGAGCACGTTGGTGTGCACGCCTTTGTTCTGCATCGCGACACGCTCGCGGATCGAGCCGAAATAGTGGCCGAGGTGCAGGCGTCCGGTCGGACGGTCGCCGGTGAGCATGGTGAACTTGCCTGGGTTCTTCTCAAGTTTCGCCAAAACCGCGTCAGAACGCTTCTTCGCCTCGACAAAGCTCGCACTTATCTCGTTGCCTGCCGCAGTGACCTGTTCGTTTTCCGCGCCGTTTTGTATGTCCGCCATGACCTGCCCTTAATGTCTGGAAACGTTGAAAATCTTGTTTTTATGGTAAAAGTCTGAGCCGACAATGAAACGTGACGGATTGGGTGGTATCCTACATATTGATGGATTAATGCAAATACAGGATATTCAGGGGGTCAAATGGGCCGCGGACGTCAGAAGGCTAAACAAAAGAAAATGGCCCGTAAGCTGAAGTATTTGACAACCGATACCGATTATGACGAGCTGGCAAAGGAGCTTGGCGCGCAGGAACCGGGCAGTGGAGCGGCGGATCCGTTCACTGAGGTTGAGAAGGAATATTCACGGGCTCATGGCAGGTCCGATGAAGACACGAATACCGACGTTGTAGACGAGCATGAGGATTCGCCGGTCGCCGACGATGATTTGGACGACTATGCCAAGTGGGCCGCGGAAGCTGCGGCAAAAGCGGCTGGTGGCGACAGCGCAAAGCCCGCGTCCGCTTCCAGCGCTAGCACCAAAAAAGCGCCGATGCCCAAGCCGCATAAGCCGATTCACATGCCTATTCCCAGCGCCCTGCGCAAGCCCAAGCCTAAAGCCAGCGAGGCCTGAAAGCAGAGCTGAAACAGCAACAGTAGGCTTGGTATTTCCGCGTGACCAAATTTTCGTTGGCGCGCGGATCTTTTTGTATTCGAGAGACTTTAGCGACTTCGACGAAATCTGGGACGAGCAATATCGGGAATATCAGGATATCCTCTTATCGGTTTCGTTCAGCCTCTTATTGGCCCTGTAGCATCTCTGCAATTCGCTGATGGCTAAGTGCTGTAACTTCCGTTGCGGGGGCGATTGCACGCGGGTTTGACTGTGATTGCAACCATTCGATGAAGCGTCATAAGTATTCACGATATCTTTTGAAATTTTTTTCTTAGATTGACGCAGCCGCAGCGTTTAGACTTGAACCACAACTGGGGTACGACACCAGTCATTTCTCTCCTGAATCCAGCGAAACCGAGCCAATCCAAGCGAAGTGAAGCACAATGAAATCGAGTTGATGACGAACGGGTGGTGGGCGTCGCGCTCTGAAGGGGTATATGTGGCAGATTGGTGTGGATGCGCCGGTTCTGCGACGATAAACGATAAGGAAAGAATCGAGGAGGGCACATGGTGCTTTCAAAATCCAGGAAAAAGGTAACGGTTGGCTTGCTGGCAACAGTGGCCGCATTGGGCATCGCG from Bifidobacterium sp. ESL0728 encodes:
- a CDS encoding threonine/serine exporter family protein; translated protein: MPLDTADIERDWDTPVVDAGIAAKASIIARVGLLDLRAGTGSFRIHELMHRIGYPLGVHVRANINLTDMDVSCSDGVSRITQVVDLPTTGVNTERIWLLEHFADWFSVNIGEPGTTYHAQPAVSAEMVQQLDNPDAQRSLLSATQKAHRELEKRKRVHEKAVKRAKKRGFRPPKGQYAKHFEHIGKTREDVAAEQAAAAETQAKADAALAQSQVGGQSQGDAAQVQGQVGNQSHVNTAISKSAVRDDKFTVSDGKRGNSGRVFNDSANVSKTKVSDNSAGTDGGNILNGNSASADVGNGENGNVGYVSNINVNAANPPAATKSTNSQSQAKSKASATAKASRGITVRQAHERLSLIQHRKPLYAPWFSGLASAVACACFVFLLGGGPFDMIGAFVGAGIGHWVRRRLFIYHLNQFFVTFVAVAVAAFACIGTLRLIGFFDPVALRHDTAYIGAMLFVIPGFPLITGGLDIAKMDLPSGIQRLVYTMAIILMATLAGWMVAAIVHLNPQGFEPLGLNPWVNTALRALCAFGGVWGFSVLFNSPQRMCFTAAFIGAITDTLRLTIVDMGMPPEAAAFLGAMLAGLLASAWRSSVRHGFLPPYLGYPRICLTVPAIVIMVPGLYMYRAMFYLGQFDTLNALDWAFRAFMVILCLPIGLAMARVITDKSWRYDV
- a CDS encoding ATP-binding protein, with product MIEIELQSLVKKIQKAKAESSTIELKAARSGCPTHLYDTLSSFSNQDAGGTIVFGIDEKEDYAVCGVYDAQDLQKRVTEQCNQMRPKVRAVFTLCNIGDKTVVSAEIPSLDVSERPCFYASKGRYKGSYVRVGDADEPMDENEIYGYEAFRKKYEDELRPVERAGIEDFSTVKLMEYKAKLVEGRPNLAKLDNSRILDLMGMTEDGVPTLAGMLVLGEYPQAFLPQLDIIATTLPGTEIGEVGVSGERFVDNQRIDGTLDQQLQGAMDFVRKNIKVSVTITKEGQRVDRPQYPLDAVRELILNALVHRDYSIHTQGMPIQLQIFADRLVVTNPGGLYGRMTVDKLGKAQPDTRNPVIANTMEIMGLTENRYSGIPAVRYLTEAAGLPAPEFESKNGEFRAILRLSKNEDLARNLSRRGTGVFDLPKGIGTSSYLDTQNGGFMTAVQRLQEKDSHRNPEAILEYCHIPRTRKELSGFVGLGSGYTMQRYVNPLVREGKLTLGIPGKPNSSKQTYRTVE
- the trpS gene encoding tryptophan--tRNA ligase, which codes for MADIQNGAENEQVTAAGNEISASFVEAKKRSDAVLAKLEKNPGKFTMLTGDRPTGRLHLGHYFGSIRERVAMQNKGVHTNVLIADYQVITDRDTTEHIQDNTLNMVLDYLAAGIDPNKTMIFAHSAIPCENQLMLPFLSLVTEAELLRNPTVKAEAEASGHALTGLLLTYPVHQACDILFCKANVVPIGKDNLPHVEITRTIARRFNERYAKKNPVFPEPTAILSDAPEIPGLDGRKMSKSYGNSIMLGATAEETAKLIKKSPTDSERRITFDPVNRPQVSALLTTAGLVTNRDPKDIAEEIGDAGAGALKQYVIKSVNEFLAPHRERRAELAQDMETIRDIIHDGNRRANEIAEETLDQVREAMGMKY
- a CDS encoding DUF3073 domain-containing protein encodes the protein MGRGRQKAKQKKMARKLKYLTTDTDYDELAKELGAQEPGSGAADPFTEVEKEYSRAHGRSDEDTNTDVVDEHEDSPVADDDLDDYAKWAAEAAAKAAGGDSAKPASASSASTKKAPMPKPHKPIHMPIPSALRKPKPKASEA